The sequence ATATAGTTTCTGCTGTTTCCCCTAAACATATTGAAACACagagttataattataaagctataattaaattttgttaaataattaaatcatataGTGGTTATGTGTGTGAttagatacaaataaaatattttttaccaaaTGTACTTGTGGACACATTCATAAACAATTTAGTTGGAGTTTCCTGTAAGGCAGTTATAGTTTTCAACTGATGCTTAATTTCAtctaactttttaacaatatCATCCTGTAAAATAGAGTTACTTTTGATTTTGTATACTATAAATTCATGTATTTCTaaaaactttgaaaattaGTTAAACTAAAGTTGTTtggtatttattaaaactagCTCTATGAGGGACACattagataatatttatattctatgaaaaattaaaaaatatacttactagattattacaaatattttctaacttgtcACATAAATCTTGTAAATTTTCAGAATAACCTTTGTCTTgtttttcatgtataataAGTTTTAGATAATCAATTCCCTGAAGATTAAGACCATTCCATTGTTGTATATTTGCATGGATATCTGCAGTCAAATCACGTACGTGACGAGCAATTcctgttatatttttt comes from Ooceraea biroi isolate clonal line C1 chromosome 8, Obir_v5.4, whole genome shotgun sequence and encodes:
- the LOC105287799 gene encoding cyclin-dependent kinase 2-interacting protein, which translates into the protein MSDLFYVHGIDKMYSPIKLSPSKLSQGKNITGIARHVRDLTADIHANIQQWNGLNLQGIDYLKLIIHEKQDKGYSENLQDLCDKLENICNNLDDIVKKLDEIKHQLKTITALQETPTKLFMNVSTSTFGETAETIYEAYCEEAKIKRKVLENVAHHHTESMDIFHLAAWTHQPSISDRLTTLLEVLLLETGLRSCGSE